From a region of the Besnoitia besnoiti strain Bb-Ger1 chromosome I, whole genome shotgun sequence genome:
- a CDS encoding hypothetical protein (encoded by transcript BESB_001260), which translates to MAEGSASCGTGEAPGDHERPGRRFEEAAGSAAGGGDPPDFTPRAPSSSATGASSEAWAAAQTHALSVQVVEVPPPASSASGDSPHVGWGGGDDGSLPSLSARDECHVGVSCDPSAWSSVLLDLGPPGGVSPERAPPPPALPPSPVSVCLSSPRCPSLPSSQSDLSAVSTNSLSSVRRVKPIFTRQERPGSLQATSPPSDSPLYSPWSVSPSAFRSGAGAACRHGSSGGSPDVGTPDKPRNTNLDSAVQPLRTSSALSLPAALAPAPPCPFPRSAGPSSLLSPAGFACSPGAPSATPRARRKTVCTATSAPASPGFRRSSASSSACAPTRTPRSPRSCSLPAIHSPFPAASCSALGDGWQQDEASVALRDSDARRLSFVSFFSSDDGAMEAGEFPTASSGTGKTLAIPRLQTESFASSIQDRAFMHTAAWGDDARALYVSSVSSVASAEPLAEDGDPIALRDRTPASEGAEAVVAGSRSSERAAGLGERGRTSRDPSGEERLPAKSVLASSCPARLPRADLPRLSTPDSPASAGAEDEDPLRVKRRCRGTTADAASSSAGFGTRSPLTQPPESMAGNRWSVGGGSDKEVLGEPEERRSTSSEAPESATSQQAPAASPACSLLKRRPPTQQGLQRAGKMQQLREEPPRPTARRASWLQGQECASTLRFLVSELAPTASAAPRRAVAWGDGETPPAALDTDQLDRAATEEEEARGKDEDEKQSLFSFFEAEECATVGTAELRASAVSAPPGVTSLGSPAVAHSREPAGFPRRRLTLSRPVAVADLQEDARAVEGRKTPRDTSRGQRDAGESAAAADCQSLSLSLQTDGEAERKESAEGDARHASETPGGHTERSRETGYEQAGRGEGDRRRDAADWRPAATPSSDEETTRRGRDEEEGDVDDRSSTAPLSPLSCSLSFAETEELPTDALETSPEASVPVIFRVFDAQGSLCAACRAQLQPVSQRPSPQPRSERPSRRFPLHASSQFSFPSRPSSSAASYLSFFSADAARDGQPVLPGAIVFGRADPLGGGGEASLSSDRFEDPVFFGDRRRKEWRRVPSLFSSSVDEMKTPAPAFMPPSSPTLTCSSGFSSSSPSVSQRSSSPSSSTASLARIARVEARPDSQIWAPGAPQEQPAFAAAWETPNPSQVAIEAATAGARWSDHRRWQDCPCSALYVVGSHRLLGGWRRRRGIRLRTNPNLFPYYVSAPVLVPRHVRAIGYRFARLSGPPTALADPAGGAGSSRPPFAASAADAPPASPPGPSPATAAGEKRDAARVSPATGCQTEREKVGTLVAVADLQPSLLRRVPQEAETADRADAKATAAKATAAGEKGKDKMESSAESAEREVSAVVAVASSDPAHLRRADVSEERADKGGESGARRPKDRSTFRWFSFLRRAQGGKGQAKKARKKKEGTWAVELVHGERRLKLPMTAAVISHTFGVNDKGISRHATHKDLVESLALCLGTADWNAPVFRQGGAWQVVERPDSVSAFPATKAQERARAAPLSCYWDSSTVAGSGEYLSFVWNFALLCLPSRRWPFSLFAAPPSTDSRARSPLTAASLSSLAPAGSPASAPEDEEEHGVAPLAEAEARGRTAEAAATRGESAFLPCESPSPPSSSPGCGSDSALAAGAPSPQLPLVRVGRVTDLAEKSKRRRRRGEKAAGEQRREHRSAAGFSFKAFALKSLATLFQAEDDLFRAAGTHISLPLHLEARMLG; encoded by the exons ATggcggagggcagcgcgTCTTGCGGAACGGGGGAAGCCCCGGGGGATCACGAGCGGCCGGGACGACGATTCGAGGAAGCTgcaggaagcgcggcgggTGGAGGAGATCCACCCGACTTCACGCCGCGTGCaccttcgtcttcggcgaCTGGTGCTTCTTCAGAGGCTTGGGCAGCCGCACAGACGCACGCGCTCAGCGTGCAGGTCGTCGAGgttccgccgccggcgagttCCGCCTCAGGCGATTCGCCCCATGTGGGGtgggggggcggagacgacggaaGTCTTCCTTCGCTTTCGGCGAGGGACGAGTGCCATGTAGGCGTGTCCTGTGACCCTTCCGCGTGGAGTTCTGTTCTTCTTGATCTCGGGCCGCCAGGGGGAGTTTCTCCGgagcgtgcgccgccgccccccgcgttGCCTCCGTCTCCcgtgtctgtgtgtctgtcttcgccgcgctgcccttCCCTTCCCTCGTCGCAGAGCGATCTTTCCGCAGTGTCAACGAACTCTCTTTCCTCGGTTCGCCGGGTGAAACCGATCTTCACACGCCAGGAACGCCCaggctctctgcaggcgacgtcCCCGCCGTCTGACTCGCCCCTCTACAGCCCCTGGTCTGTCTCACCCTCTGCATTCCGGTCgggggctggcgccgcctgccgccacgGGTCTTCAGGTGGCTCCCCGGACGTCGGGACGCCGGACAAGCCCCGCAACACGAATCTCGACTCGGCtgtgcagccgctgcggacgtCGTCCGCGTTgtctctgcctgcggctctcgcgcctgcgccgccttgcCCGTTTCCGCGGAGCGCGGGGCCGtcgtctctcctgtctcctgctggcttcgcgtgctcgccgggcgcgccctccgcgacgccgcgagcgcggcgcaaaACAGTTTGCACCGCTacttctgcgcctgcgtctccgggGTTCCGCCGgtcgtccgcgtcctcttcggcgtGCGCTCCCACGCGCACcccgcggtctccgcgctccTGTTCGCTGCCAGCCATCCACTCGCCCTTTCCCGCGGCGTCCTGCTCAGCGCTTGGCGACGGGTGGCAACAGGATGAAGCATCCGTCGCGCTGCgggacagcgacgcgcgcagactcAGCTttgtttcctttttctcttccgacgacggcgccatGGAGGCGGGCGAGTTCCCTACTGCTTCCTCGGGCACCGGCAAAACGCTGGCGATACCTCGACTTCAGACGGAAAGCTTCGCAAGCTCCATTCAAGACAGGGCCTTCATGCACACGGCTGCAtggggcgacgacgcccgtGCTCTGTacgtctcttctgtctcctcggtCGCTTCGGCGGAGCCGCTCGCCGAAGATGGAGACCCCATCGCCCTGCGTGACCGGACGCCCGCGTCGGAAGGTGCGgaggccgtcgtcgctggcaGCCGCAGTTCCGAGCGAGCAGCGGGCCTTGGAGAACGCGGAAGGACATCGCGCGACCCCTCCGGCGAGGAAAGGTTGCCGGCGAAATCCGTTCTTGCATCCTCCTGTCCCGCACGCTTACCCAGGGCTGACCTTCCGAGGCTCTCGACTCCCGACTCACCAGCATcagccggcgcagaagacgaggatcCGCTGCGCGTCAAGCGGCGGTGCCGGGGGAcgacggcagacgcagcttcttcttccgcgggaTTTGGCACCAGGTCGCCCCTCACCCAGCCGCCTGAGTCGATGGCGGGGAATCGGTGGTCAGTAGGTGGAGGGAGCGACAAGGAAGTTCTGGGCGAGCCagaggagcggcgcagcacgAGCTCCGAGGCGCCTGAGAGCGCGACGAGTCAGCAAGCccctgccgcgtcgccagcgtgCAGTCTGCTGAAACGGAGGCCCCCCACTCAGCAGGGCCTGCAGCGGGCGGGTAAAATGCAGCAGCTGAGAGaagagccgccgcggccgacggcgcggcgagcttcGTGGCTGCAGGGGCAGGAGTGCGCTTCCACGCTCCGCTTTCTGGTCTCGGAACTGGCGCCCACGGCGTCCGCTGCCCCCCGGCGGGCCGTCGCCTGGGGAGACGGTGAGaccccgcccgccgcgctcgacaCAGACCAGCTGGATcgagcggcgacggaggaggaagaggcgcgcgggaaggacgaggacgagaagcagagtcttttttccttcttcgaAGCCGAGGAGTGCGCAACTGTTGGCACggcggagctccgcgcgagcgccgtcaGTGCGCCGCCGGGCGTCACGTCCCTGGGCTCACCCGCCGTGGCTCATTCGAGAGAACCGGCAGGCTtccctcgcaggcggctAACCCTCAGCAGGcccgtcgcggtcgccgacctgcaggaagacgcacgcgctgTGGAGGGACGGAAAACTCCTCGGGATACCTCTAGAGGCCAGAGAGACGCTGGCGAgtcggccgcagcagcagactgCCAGAGCCTGTCCCTGTCGCTTCagacagacggcgaggccgagaggaaagaaagcgCGGAGGGAGATGCGCGacacgcgagcgagacgcccgGGGGGCACACAGAACGGTCGCGGGAGACCGGTTATGAGCAAGCAGGACGCGGGGAaggcgacaggcgccgagacgcggcggactggaggccagcggcgacgccatCCTCGGAcgaagagacgacgcggcgagggagagacgaggaggagggcgacgtgGATGACCGATCGTCGactgcgcctctgtctcctctctcgtgtTCGCTGTCCTTTGCCGAGACCGAAGAGCTGCCGACGGACGCGCTGGAGACAAGTCCGGAGGCGTCGGTCCCCGTCATTTTTCGGGTCTTTGACGCCCAGGGCAGTTTGTGtgcggcctgccgcgcgcagctgcagcctgtGTCGCAGAGGCCGAGTCCCCAGCCTCGCTCCGAGAGGCCGTCCCGCCGCTTTCCTCTGCACGCCTCTTCTCAGTTTTCGTTCCCGTCGCGcccgtcgtcttccgccgcgtcgtacctgtccttcttctcggcagacgccgcgcgcgatgGTCAGCCGGTGCTGCCGGGTGCCATTGTCTTTGGGCGAGCCGACCCTctgggcggaggcggcgaagcgtcgctctcgtccgACCGCTTCGAGGAtcccgtcttcttcggcgaccgccgccgcaaaGAGTGGCGGCGAGTGCCCTCacttttctcctcttccgtCGACGAGATGAAGACCCCAGCTCCCGCCTTCATGCCCCCGTCGTCCCCCACACTCACGTGCTCGTCTGgcttctcgtcgtcctcgccctccgtgTCGCAGCgatcctcttcgccgtcctcttccacggcctcgctcgcgcggatcgcccgcgtggaggcgcgaccgGACTCGCAGATCtgggcgcctggcgcgcctcAGGAGCAGCcggccttcgctgccgcgtggGAGACTCCGAACCCAAGCCAGGTTGCGATCGAGGCCGCGACagccggcgcccgctggaGCGATCACCGCCGGTGGCAGGACTGCCCCTGCAGCGCGCTCTACGTCGTCGGGAGCCACCGACTTCTCGGCGgatggaggaggcggcgaggcatcAGACTGCGCACCAACCCCAACCTCTTCCCCTACtacgtctccgcgcccgttCTCGTGCCTCGACACGTCCGCGCGATCGGCTACCgattcgcgcgcctctccggcCCTCCCACTGCGCTCGCGGaccccgccggcggcgccggcagctcgcggcctcccttcgcagcgtctgccgcggacgcaccgcccgcctcgccccccggaccttcgcctgcgacggccgctggagagaagcgcgacgcggcgcgcgtctccccggCAACCGGGTgccagacagagagagagaaggtgGGCacgctcgtcgccgtcgccgatcTGCAACCCTCTCTCTTGCGAAGAGTCCCCCAGGAGGCTGAGACGGCAGACAgagcagacgcgaaggcgacagctgcgaaggcgacagccgcgggcgagaaAGGAAAGGACAAGATGGAGAGttcggcggagagcgcggagcGGGAAGTAAGCGCGGTTGTTGCGGTCGCGAGCTCCGACCCTGCGcaccttcgccgcgccgatGTGTCAGAGGAGCGAGCAGACaagggaggcgagagcggcgcgcgacggccaAAGGACAGGAGCACGTTTCGCTGGTTTTCCTTTCTGCGGAGAGCGCAGGGAGGCAAAGggcaggcgaagaaagcgagaaagaagaaagaaggaacCTGGGCTGTCGAGCTGGTGCACGGAGAAAGGAGACTCAAGCTGCCGATGACAGCTGCCGTCATCTCACACACTTTCG GTGTGAACGACAAAGGAATCTCGCGCCACGCGACGCACAAAGA CCTCGTGGAGAGCCTTGCGCTGTGCCTAGGGACGGCGGATTGGAACGCACCCGTTTTCCGTCAGGGCGGCGCTTGGCAAGTGGTGGAGAGGCCGGACTCTGTCAGTGCGTTTCctgcgacgaaggcgcaggagcgagcgcgagcggcgcctctcaGCTGCTACTGGGACTCGAGCACGGTCGCAGGCTCGGGCGAATACCTCTCGTTTGTTTGGAATTTCGCGCTGCTCTGCTTGCCCTCCCGCCGCTGGCCGTTCAGTCtattcgccgcgccgccctccacagactcccgcgcgcggtctccgctcacagccgcctcgctctcctctctcgcgcctgcgggttcgccggcgtctgcgccggaggATGAGGAGGAGCATGGCGTGGCACCGCTCgccgaagcagaggcgaggggcaggacggcggaggcggctgcgacgcgcggcgagtccgccttcctcccctGCGAGTcaccctcgccgccctcttcgtctccagGCTGCGGCTCAGACTCTGCACTagcagctggcgcgccgAGCCCGCAGTTGCCTCTTGTCCGCGTAGGCCGCGTGACGGACCTCGCGGAGAAAAGCaagcgccggaggcggcggggcgagaaggcggcgggagagcagcggcgggaGCACCGGAGCGCGGCCGGCTTCTCCTTCAAAGCGTTCGCCCTCAAGTCGCTGGCGACCCTCTTCCAAGCCGAAGACGACTTGTTCCGCGCAGCAGGTACGCATATATCCTTGCCTCTTCACCTAGAGGCGCGTATGCTGGGGTGA
- a CDS encoding hypothetical protein (encoded by transcript BESB_001270) produces the protein MTGEAETTPADASEGTAQGGGEASGGAREGGTPQSSVDALEDYRSLHRKQYEDRLRREAEEEEKAKRIAEEQKGYEVAARLQQEEESILATRMAADAEMSRQLFAQLNRHVQPAVLADGAPGTGAAPAQGGASVGTAAGAYSTGWYEQLRLQQEQERRVQEGYSAFPPQSDDDNVRPPMRTNYTERLIDDSPVGWGAAGGGYSESLLGQGGSDGGGGFSWIADILRGTFGIPDRAGAGEVLSPAERAHRRRRAIYIALVCVFMIGPLAVALMMLISQAMQ, from the exons ATGACTGGCGAAGCTGAGACCACACCCGCTGACGCCAGCGAGGGCACCGCGcagggagggggagaggccTCGGGCGGCGCCAGGGAAGGAGGGACGCCTCAGAGCTCGGTCGATGCTCTGGAAGACTACAGATCACTGCACAGAAAGCAATACGAGGATCGACTCCGCCGTGAagctgaggaggaggagaaggcgaagaggattGCAGAGGAACAG AAAGGGTACGAAGTCGCGGCTaggctgcagcaggaggaggagagcaTTTTGGCGACCAGGAtggccgcagacgcagaaatgAGTCGCCAGTTGTTTGCCCAACTGAACCGCCACGTGCAGCCTGCGGTCTTGGCAGACGGCGCACCGGGGACGGGCGCGGCtcccgcgcagggcggcgcctctgtggGGACGGCGGCGGGTGCGTACTCCACAGGGTGGTACGAGCAGCTGCGACTACAGCAGGAGCAAGAGAGACGAGTGCAGGAAGGCTATAGCGCCTTTCCTCCGCAGTCCGACGATGACAA CGTACGGCCACCGATGCGGACAAACTACACAGAGCGCCTTATCGACGATAGTCCGGTCGGTTggggcgcggctggcggcggctaTTCCGAGAG CTTGTTAGGTCAGGGCGGAAGtgatggaggcggcggctttTCCTGGATAGCAGATATTCTGCGGGGTACTTTTGGAATCCCCGACAG ggcaggcgctggagaggtGCTATCGCCAGCGGAGCGAGCACATCGGCGCCGTCGGGCTATATATATCGCCCTAGTTTGTGTATTCATGATAGGtcccctcgccgtcgcccttaTGATGCTTATTTCGCAAGCGATGCAGTGA
- a CDS encoding hypothetical protein (encoded by transcript BESB_001280): MACAPLLTEDDLLRFRTKACLRLAQGSCSFGLDRCQYCHSSVWTRRPPFFPLGAYHQQRNSGHDRHPTTVALLRYLPVACSNVIVSDGSITAVPCPRGQNCPFSHSRDEIVYHPLLYKTEECEDYETSRCGVYYCWKTHNAKERRKPPKLKLGLVKGIEVQVFYPGITVVQVNAPGQKSTCGSGKLSEVLKGCVGGQGKAVSRRARGGPSKKDYQQVASNCLFTCRNLMKNAANFPSAGESAFASIYGASAPMHMRQPPPPPARSSSFACDNIGVAWDDRRQMVDSSALMEFVTAEASVRVADFQDLEHVIRGSVNDKGSEKCQRMIAEVLRRSNATPGTNADISARAPPAEEDESAYRCATIGNTAAFIAMMVLQANKVLATKGETANGDYRIEENYGKKLAELGSEEGSAGRDVLGYLGSAVVSPSPYSSTVQGDESCMEMGHLTSDHSYAVTRANSEGELPLSSSFRRSQQGSEQSYSRSLSTSRKSADSTCEGTAAIMGSNYKHEMTEDEGMPSVEMACCGGEWIQRACESGAHAWSDTSSDDPAAGEYGHARALPPKPHSPFLEPVTGNLAGFQASHVYTDSVMDSGPSPADLFTPSTSILVDSSRESAADITSLPFHLRIFSDRDRGKGYGVREDGDAAEPHHSKLNGDRRKVAFSELRASGGLAGDHEISPVQELLAQQHARDGGVGTAACSVPIMHGQHDDGGTGEVGECRGCLEEAGTRLRQAVNALDLIREGQAGKLRKDLLMHVAKELLELVADGETQTTSQTQSQAWYPTGAPFELLPRVRTSDDAEGHSVMMAGLLSPSSSAPGAGAPWSSAAKKRVDGPSPVMDVSHNTVW; encoded by the exons ATGGCATGCGCACCTCTTCTGACCGAAGACGACCTGCTACGCTTCCGGACGAAAGCATGTCTCCGTCTTGCTCAGGGATCGTGCAGCTTTGGTCTCGA CCGCTGCCAGTACTGCCACAGTTCGGTGTGGACAAGACGACCGCCATTCTTCCCACTGGGGGCTTACCACCAACAAAGAAACTCTGGGCACGATCGCCACCCGACGACAGTAGCTCTGCTACGATACTTGCCAGTGGCTTGTAGCAATGTAATCGTGTCTGATGGGAGCATCACCGCCGTACCTTGCCCCCGCGGTCAGAACTGCCCATTTTCCCATTCTCGAGATGAGATTGTATACCATCCACTGCTGTACAAG ACTGAGGAATGCGAGGACTACGAAACTTCTAGGTGTGGTGTATACTACTGTTGGAAGACGCACAACGCGAAAGAAAGGAGGAAGCCCCCGAAGCTGAAGCTCGGTTTGGTAAAAGGCATCGAAG TCCAGGTCTTCTACCCAGGAATAACGGTGGTTCAGGTGAACGCTCCCGGGCAGAAATCCACCTGCGGCAGTGGAAAGCTTAGCGAAGTGCTGAAAGGATGCGTTGGAGGCCAAGGTAAAGCGGTCTCACGACGTGCACGAGGAGGACCGTCAAAGAAAGATTATCAGCAGGTGGCGAGTAACTGCTTGTTCACCTGCCGGAACTTAATGAAGAATGCTGCCAACTTTCCCTCCGCGGGTGAATCCGCGTTTGCTTCTATATACGGAGCGTCCGCACCCATGCACATGAGGCAGCCACCACCGCCGCCTGCCAGGTCATCATCTTTCGCTTGTGACAACATCGGTGTGGCCTGGGATGACAGGCGTCAGATGGTCGACAGCTCTGCTCTCATGGAGTTTGTAACGGCGGAGGCTTCTGTCCGTGTCGCCGATTTCCAGGACCTCGAGCATGTTATTCGGGGCTCCGTCAATGATAAAGGATCAGAGAAGTGCCAGAGAATGATAGCTGAGGTGCTTCGACGGTCAAATGCCACTCCAGGCACTAATGCGGATATATCCGCGAGAGCCCCtcccgcagaggaagacgaatcCGCTTACCGCTGTGCCACAATAGGGAACACTGCTGCATTCATCGCCATGATGGTGCTACAGGCCAACAAAGTTCTGGCGACAAAAGGCGAGACGGCCAACGGGGACTACCGGATCGAAGAGAATTACGGGAAGAAGCTGGCAGAGCTCGGTTCGGAAGAAGGCTCAGCTGGGAGAGACGTGCTGGGATATCTGGGATCCGCCGTAGTTTCTCCCAGCCCATACAGCAGCACAGTGCAAGGGGACGAGAGCTGCATGGAGATGGGGCACCTGACGTCGGACCACTCGTACGCCGTCACACGGGCGAATAGCGAAGGGGAGCTGCCTTTATCCTCCAGTTTCAGACGCAGTCAGCAGGGGTCGGAGCAGAGCTACTCAAGGTCTTTGAGCACCTCCCGAAAAAGTGCGGACAGCACATGCGAGGGCACAGCAGCTATTATGGGTTCAAACTACAAGCATGAGATGACAGAGGATGAGGGGATGCCTTCCGTGGAGATGGCATGCTGTGGAGGGGAATGGATCCAGCGAGCGTGCGAGAGCGGGGCACATGCGTGGAGCGATACCTCATCTGACGACCCCGCGGCAGGAGAGTATGGACACGCACGCGCCCTGCCGCCGAAACCGCATTCTCCGTTTCTCGAGCCAGTCACCGGTAACTTGGCAGGGTTTCAGGCGTCCCACGTTTACACTGATTCTGTGATGGACAGTGGACCGTCTCCAGCAGATCTCTTCACGCCCAGCACAAGCATTCTGGTAGACAGTAGTCGTGAATCCGCAGCAGACATTACGAGTTTACCGTTTCATCTACGCATATTCAGCGACCGCGACCGAGGCAAAGGATACGGGGTTAGAGAGGATGGTGATGCGGCCGAACCCCACCACAGCAAACTAAAcggagacaggaggaagGTTGCTTTCTCAGAGTTGCGTGCCAGCGGTGGCTTGGCAGGTGATCACGAAATTTCTCCTGTCCAAGAATTGTTGGCCCAGCAGCATGCGAGGGATGGAGGTGTAGGCACTGCGGCCTGTTCTGTGCCCATCATGCATGGGCAGCATGACGACGGTGGTACGGGGGAAGTAGGCGAGTGCCGTGGCTGCCTTGAGGAAGCCGGGACACGGCTAAGGCAAGCTGTGAATGCTTTGGACCTCATCAGGGAGGGACAGGCAGGGAAACTAAGGAAGGATCTTCTCATGCATGTTGCGAAGGAG CTGTTAGAGCTTGTTGCTGatggagagacgcagactACCAGCCAAACACAGAGCCAAGCGTGGTACCCGACTGGGGCGCCTTTCGAGCTGCTACCACGCGTGAGGACAAGTGATGACGCCGAAGGACACTCTGTGATGATGGCGGGACTGTTATCACCTTCTAGCAGTGCACCCGGTGCCGGTGCACCCTGGTCCTCTGCAGCCAAGAAACGCGTTGATGGCCCCTCGCCCGTGATGGATGTATCGCACAACACGGTATGGTGA
- a CDS encoding putative U1 snRNP-associated protein (encoded by transcript BESB_001290) has protein sequence MEEMRAQLASLMDSIKEQPTDFTDPEVCKYFLTGLCPHDLFENTETGLYIKGYRFSLGPCKKTHSEDLRARYMEARKTRRYGYEELSIQIVKQLIEEAERKVEKGQMRVDEKDVSKSEHVRQRLLAEIKALDDDIDEKIRRMDQLTEQGDHDEASNLGEVVAALQVKRCKLLFKGVDGPPQKLRPCDVCGALLSVFDSDRRLDEHFQGRIHVGFQKLRNILKKHLEYIASAPLPDSSLRPQSMPSGTLSVNAMIAVNQINSQPPRRLDPDAVAAIARAQVQQHQGTPQPPPPPAPPAQAAAVVSTPVPPAPPAAPVEASEKRGRSLSRSPDDKKTSSSGRDHDRKKKSRKRSRSRSHSKSRDRKKSSSKHKRHRTSKESSRDKGKDRERHKKSHKEKHRHKGSKSKK, from the exons ATGGAGGAGATGCGAGCGCAGCTTGCATCCTTGATGGATAGCATCAAGGAGCAGCCCACTGATTTTACCGATCCGGAAGTATGCAAGTACTTCTTGACTGGGCTTTGCCCCCACGATCTGTTCGAGAACACG GAAACGGGCCTCTACATCAAAGGCTAC CGGTTCTCACTGGGGCCCTGCAAGAAGACTCACAGTGAGGATTTGCGAGCCAGATACATGGAAGCGAGGAAAACGAGACGCTACGGATATGAAGAGTTGTCTATCCAGATCGTCAAACAACTCAttgaggaagcggagaggaaggTGGAAAAGGGACAG ATGCGAGTTGATGAGAAAGACGTCAGCAAGTCTGAGCATGTCCGGCAGAGGCTGTTGGCGGAGATCAAAGCCCTAGACGATGACATTGATGAGAAGATACGGCGG ATGGACCAGCTCACAGAACAAGGCGACCATGATGAGGCGTCCAACTTGGGAGAAGTCGTTGCCGCTCTGCAAGTGAAACGCTGCAAATTGTTATTCAAAGGCGTGGACGGCCCTCCGCAGAAGCTTCGCCCGTGCGATGTTTGCGGCGCGCTACTCTCTG TATTCGATTCCGACAGGCGCCTCGATGAGCACTTTCAAGGTCGCATTCACGTGGGCTTCCAAAAGCTCCGCAACATTTTGAAGAAGCACCTTGAATATATCGCATCCGCGCCACTGCCCGACTCGTCTCTCAGGCCGCAGTCAATGCCGTCGGGGACACTCTCGGTGAACGCAATGATAGCGGTCAACCAGATCAACTCCCAGCCTCCCCGACGCCTGGATCCTGACGCTGTCGCAGCTATAGCTCGAGCGCAGGTTCAACAGCATCAAgggacgccgcagcccccgccccccccagcgccgccagcacaAGCCGCAGCTGTAGTGAGCACTCCTGTGCCGCCGGCACCTCCCGCAGCTCCTGTTGAAGCGTCCGAGAAGAGGGGAAGAAGTCTGAGTAGGTCCCCAGATGATAAAAAGACCAGCAGCAGTGGGAGAGATCAtgacagaaagaaaaagagtCGAAAGCGGTCACGCTCACGATCGCACTCGAAGAGCCGAGATAGGAAGAAGAGTAGCAGCAAGCACAAGCGGCATCGGACCAGCAAAGAAAGCAGTAGGGACAAAGGTAAGGACAGAGAAAGGCACAAAAAAAGCCATAAAGAAAAGCATAGACACAAGGGAAGCAAGAGCAAGAAGTGA